The Rhodopseudomonas palustris genome window below encodes:
- the queD gene encoding 6-carboxytetrahydropterin synthase QueD, with amino-acid sequence MKITQAFRFEAAHYLPNVPETHRCKRMHGHSYRVELQLSGPINPVTGFVLDFFEIEAAFGPLLKRLDHYCLNEVEGLENPTAENIAIWIWRRTKPELPQLCGVRVYETSECWADYAGEDD; translated from the coding sequence ATGAAGATCACCCAAGCGTTCCGCTTCGAAGCCGCCCATTATTTGCCCAACGTGCCGGAAACCCACCGCTGCAAGCGGATGCATGGGCATTCCTATCGGGTCGAATTGCAGCTCAGCGGGCCGATTAATCCGGTCACCGGCTTCGTGCTGGACTTTTTCGAGATCGAGGCCGCGTTCGGGCCGCTGTTGAAGCGGCTCGACCATTACTGTCTCAACGAGGTCGAGGGGCTGGAAAATCCGACCGCGGAGAATATCGCGATCTGGATCTGGCGCCGCACCAAGCCGGAGCTGCCGCAGCTCTGCGGCGTGCGGGTCTACGAAACCTCAGAGTGCTGGGCCGATTACGCCGGCGAAGACGACTGA
- a CDS encoding hemerythrin domain-containing protein encodes MSRIIELLNDEHRNIARLLDVLEQELSVFDRRERPDYEIFQAIIQYFKEYPEACHHPKEDVVYRILKERNPAVAGTVGDIEKEHELEVDRLANFAKVVDDVLADQELPRQTFHAAARDFIEHQRRHMLKEEQLLFPAALETLTPEDWAKIDARIDDRKDPMFDGETASKFQNLYATILRWEQETAAERSKTAAVRA; translated from the coding sequence ATGTCACGAATCATTGAATTGCTGAACGACGAGCACCGCAACATCGCGCGCCTGCTCGACGTGCTCGAACAAGAGCTCAGCGTCTTCGATCGCCGCGAGCGACCCGACTACGAAATCTTCCAGGCCATTATTCAGTACTTCAAGGAGTACCCGGAAGCCTGTCACCACCCGAAGGAAGACGTCGTCTATCGCATCCTGAAGGAGCGTAATCCCGCGGTTGCCGGCACGGTCGGTGACATCGAGAAAGAGCACGAGCTGGAAGTCGATCGCCTCGCGAACTTCGCCAAGGTGGTGGACGATGTGCTGGCCGATCAGGAATTGCCGCGCCAGACCTTCCACGCTGCGGCGCGCGACTTCATCGAGCACCAGCGCCGCCACATGCTGAAGGAAGAACAGCTGCTGTTCCCGGCCGCGCTCGAAACGCTGACTCCGGAAGACTGGGCGAAGATCGACGCGCGCATCGACGATCGCAAGGACCCGATGTTCGACGGCGAGACCGCGAGCAAATTCCAGAACCTGTATGCGACCATCCTGCGCTGGGAGCAGGAAACCGCAGCCGAGCGCAGCAAGACGGCGGCGGTGCGCGCCTGA
- a CDS encoding heavy metal translocating P-type ATPase yields MRDAEHAGQDASVKNTGCCGSAGANAPATSSCCGGPASASAPATTTATDPVCGMTVDTATAQHRFDHDGQTYYFCCGGCRDTFAADPAGVLAKAAQPFTLPPKAAPKLHQLTDLPAKSSCCGGGDHAHHHPAPEAKAIDPVCGMTVDVATSKHSFEHDGTTYHFCCGGCRTKFAADPQRYLAKAASSSCCGGAHDHADHHHSASADDGKVIDPVCGMKVDPATSKHHFAYKGTTYHFCREACQTKFAADPVSYLDKSKAKPAADVPEGTIYTCPMDPQIRQVGPGTCPICGMALEPELVSLDDAPNPELVDMTRRFWFGLVLALPAVVLEMGGHLVGGHGLIDPALSNWIQLVSATPVVLWAGWPFFVRGWQSVVTRNLNMFTLVAMGTGVAYVYSLVATVAPQLFPPAFRGHGGTVPVYFEAAAVITVLVLLGQVLELRAREATSGAIKALLGLAPKTARKIEADGREHEVEIDSLSVGDRLRVRPGEKVPVDGTIIEGRGTLDESLVTGESMPVSRETGGKVVAGTLNQSGGFVMRADQVGRDTMLSRIVQMVAQAQRSRAPIQRVADLVAGWFVPAVLLAAIVAFAAWATFGPEPRLTFALVAAVSVLIIACPCALGLATPMSIMVGVGRGAQAGVLIRNAEALERMEKIDTLVIDKTGTLTEGRPSVVAIVTADGTDEAELLRLAASVERASEHPLADAIVRAAKQRNLDLADVTGFDAPTGKGATGTVAGRTVVIGNPAYLASLGIDTASLAAKTEQLRGDGDTVVHVAIDGRLAGLFAIADAVKPSTPAALTALAADGIKVIMLTGDNRVTANAVARKLGIADVEAEVLPDQKSAVVEKLRQQGRVVAMAGDGVNDAPALAAADVGIAMGTGTDVAMESAGVTLLKGDLGGIVRARNLSQATMRNIRQNLFFAFVYNSAGIPIAAGILYPSFGLLLSPIIAAAAMSLSSVSVIGNALRLRRTAL; encoded by the coding sequence TCACGCTGCCGCCGAAGGCAGCCCCGAAGCTGCATCAGCTGACGGATCTGCCGGCGAAGTCCTCATGCTGCGGCGGTGGCGACCACGCCCATCATCACCCAGCGCCTGAAGCGAAAGCAATCGATCCGGTCTGCGGCATGACCGTCGATGTCGCCACCAGTAAGCACAGCTTCGAACACGACGGCACCACCTATCACTTCTGCTGCGGCGGCTGCCGGACGAAGTTCGCGGCCGATCCGCAGCGCTATCTGGCCAAGGCGGCCAGTTCGTCCTGTTGCGGCGGTGCGCACGACCACGCCGACCATCATCACAGCGCCTCCGCTGACGACGGCAAGGTGATCGACCCGGTGTGCGGCATGAAGGTCGATCCCGCCACCAGCAAGCATCACTTTGCCTACAAGGGCACGACCTATCACTTCTGCCGCGAAGCCTGCCAAACCAAGTTCGCCGCCGACCCGGTGTCGTATCTGGACAAGAGCAAAGCCAAGCCGGCCGCCGACGTGCCGGAAGGCACGATCTACACCTGCCCGATGGATCCGCAGATCCGCCAAGTCGGCCCGGGCACCTGCCCGATCTGCGGCATGGCGCTCGAGCCGGAGCTGGTGTCGCTCGATGACGCACCGAACCCCGAGCTCGTCGACATGACGCGCCGGTTCTGGTTCGGCCTGGTGCTGGCGTTGCCGGCTGTTGTGCTCGAGATGGGTGGTCATCTCGTCGGCGGCCACGGCCTGATCGATCCGGCGCTGTCGAACTGGATTCAGCTCGTCTCGGCGACGCCTGTCGTGCTGTGGGCCGGCTGGCCGTTCTTCGTGCGCGGCTGGCAGTCGGTGGTGACGCGCAACCTCAATATGTTCACCCTGGTCGCGATGGGCACCGGCGTCGCGTACGTCTACAGCCTGGTGGCGACCGTCGCGCCGCAGCTATTCCCGCCCGCCTTCCGCGGCCATGGCGGCACCGTTCCGGTGTATTTCGAAGCCGCCGCCGTGATCACCGTTCTGGTCCTGCTCGGACAGGTACTCGAACTGCGCGCCCGTGAAGCCACCTCCGGCGCCATCAAGGCGCTGCTCGGGCTCGCGCCGAAGACAGCCCGCAAGATCGAAGCCGATGGCCGCGAGCACGAGGTCGAGATCGATAGTCTCAGCGTCGGCGACAGGCTGCGTGTGCGTCCCGGCGAGAAGGTGCCGGTCGACGGCACCATTATCGAAGGCCGCGGCACGCTGGATGAGTCGCTGGTCACCGGCGAGTCGATGCCGGTGAGCCGTGAGACCGGCGGCAAGGTGGTGGCGGGTACGCTGAATCAATCCGGCGGCTTCGTGATGCGCGCCGATCAGGTCGGCCGCGACACCATGCTGTCGCGCATCGTGCAGATGGTGGCGCAGGCCCAGCGCTCGCGCGCGCCGATCCAGCGCGTCGCCGATCTGGTCGCCGGCTGGTTCGTGCCGGCGGTGCTGCTCGCCGCCATCGTCGCCTTTGCGGCCTGGGCCACCTTTGGTCCGGAACCGCGACTGACCTTTGCGTTGGTCGCCGCCGTCAGCGTGCTGATCATCGCCTGCCCGTGCGCGCTCGGCCTCGCGACCCCGATGTCGATCATGGTCGGCGTCGGTCGCGGCGCGCAGGCCGGTGTGCTGATCCGCAACGCCGAAGCGCTGGAGCGGATGGAGAAGATCGACACCCTGGTGATCGACAAGACCGGCACGCTCACCGAAGGCCGGCCGAGCGTGGTGGCGATCGTAACCGCGGACGGAACAGATGAAGCCGAGCTCTTGCGGCTTGCCGCCAGCGTCGAGCGCGCCAGTGAGCATCCGCTCGCCGACGCCATCGTCCGCGCCGCCAAGCAGCGCAACCTCGATCTCGCCGACGTCACCGGTTTCGACGCCCCCACTGGTAAAGGCGCGACCGGCACGGTCGCAGGCCGGACGGTAGTGATCGGCAACCCGGCGTATCTCGCCTCGCTCGGCATCGACACGGCTTCGCTCGCGGCCAAGACCGAGCAGTTGCGCGGCGACGGCGACACCGTGGTGCATGTCGCGATCGACGGCCGCCTCGCCGGGCTGTTCGCCATCGCCGACGCTGTGAAACCCTCGACGCCCGCGGCCCTGACGGCGCTCGCGGCCGACGGCATCAAGGTGATCATGCTGACCGGCGACAACCGCGTCACCGCAAACGCGGTCGCCCGCAAGCTCGGTATCGCCGACGTCGAGGCCGAGGTGCTGCCGGATCAGAAGAGCGCAGTGGTCGAGAAGCTGCGGCAGCAGGGCCGCGTGGTGGCGATGGCCGGCGACGGCGTCAACGACGCCCCGGCGCTGGCTGCCGCGGATGTCGGCATCGCGATGGGAACCGGGACCGACGTGGCGATGGAAAGCGCCGGCGTCACGCTGCTCAAGGGCGATCTCGGCGGCATCGTTCGCGCCCGCAACTTGTCGCAAGCGACGATGCGCAACATCCGGCAGAATCTGTTCTTCGCCTTTGTGTACAACTCGGCCGGCATTCCGATCGCGGCCGGCATCCTGTATCCGAGCTTCGGCCTGCTGCTGTCGCCGATTATCGCCGCTGCCGCGATGTCGCTGTCGTCGGTCAGCGTGATCGGCAACGCGCTCCGCCTGCGCCGCACCGCGTTGTAA